The Winogradskyella schleiferi genome has a window encoding:
- a CDS encoding OmpA family protein has protein sequence MKTFKLYFLFAILTWGSLCFSQSNKADDLYENRAYVEAAEIYSQLPKTAANLEKLGDCYYYNSEFESAYRAYKQVYDLKGDFEELTEDFYFKYFDVLKGTKNYKEADEISTLHLNNPINTDNFKSLLNRIIPYKYELESLTGDVGGSNFGVGIYGDKIVFASTKNLKNPNYQWNGKPYLDLYEATVSTGETMALDSIEPFNKKINTSQQHESNAVFTKDGKTMYFSRNLKKRIDLDSTKIAVVSIFKAELVDDEWTNVEAVPFSSDTYSTMHPALNNDETKLYFSSDMPNSLGSFDIFYVDIFDGNIYGQPINLGANINTVRREQFPFVAKDSTLYYASNGKPGFGGLDLFSSSVNNDKYLDALNMGESINSEKDDFAFVVIDSLNTGYLSSNRSGVDNIYTFKRIENERSYYIEGLVTDKVTGEILPNTTVTLFDDDGNVVAEQLVGEDGKYKLSTQPNQKYSVEGFQPKYIPQVEFFDTNDKGNIEFNIELEIESYKDAEEIVTEDTEGNTYIELENIYFDFAKWDIKEQAAKTLDVLVALLKKYPRMEIQLGAHTDSRASYEFNMDLSEKRARATLEYMVQNGISRARLTSKGFGETKPLVPCGDNCTETEFSINRRCEFIILR, from the coding sequence ATGAAAACGTTTAAACTATATTTCTTATTTGCCATTTTAACATGGGGAAGCTTATGTTTTTCCCAATCCAATAAAGCAGATGATCTGTATGAAAACAGAGCCTATGTCGAAGCTGCTGAGATTTATTCGCAACTTCCAAAAACGGCTGCTAATTTAGAGAAGTTAGGCGACTGCTATTATTACAATTCTGAATTTGAAAGTGCTTACAGAGCATACAAACAGGTGTATGATTTAAAAGGGGACTTTGAAGAATTAACTGAGGATTTTTATTTTAAATATTTTGATGTCTTGAAAGGCACTAAAAATTATAAGGAAGCAGATGAAATTTCAACACTGCACTTAAATAATCCTATAAATACAGACAACTTTAAATCCTTATTAAATCGGATTATCCCATACAAATATGAACTGGAAAGTTTAACAGGTGATGTTGGTGGTTCTAATTTTGGAGTTGGTATTTATGGCGATAAAATTGTTTTTGCTTCTACTAAAAACTTAAAAAACCCAAACTACCAATGGAATGGGAAGCCTTATTTAGATTTATATGAAGCTACAGTTTCAACAGGAGAAACTATGGCTTTGGATAGTATAGAACCTTTCAACAAGAAAATAAACACGTCTCAACAACACGAAAGTAATGCTGTATTTACAAAAGATGGCAAAACCATGTATTTTTCCAGAAACCTCAAAAAACGTATTGATTTGGATTCTACAAAAATTGCAGTTGTCAGTATTTTTAAAGCCGAATTGGTTGATGATGAATGGACGAACGTAGAAGCTGTACCTTTTTCTAGTGACACCTACTCTACTATGCATCCTGCATTAAATAACGATGAAACCAAACTGTATTTTTCTAGTGATATGCCAAATTCCTTAGGATCTTTCGATATTTTTTATGTAGATATTTTCGATGGAAACATTTATGGACAACCCATTAATCTAGGTGCAAATATAAATACAGTTCGACGAGAGCAATTTCCATTTGTAGCTAAAGACAGCACACTGTATTATGCCTCCAATGGTAAACCTGGTTTTGGTGGTTTAGATTTGTTTTCAAGTAGTGTGAACAACGATAAGTATTTAGACGCTTTAAATATGGGAGAATCCATTAATAGTGAAAAGGATGATTTTGCGTTTGTGGTTATTGACTCTTTAAACACAGGCTATTTGTCTTCTAATCGTTCTGGAGTTGATAATATCTATACCTTCAAACGTATTGAAAATGAAAGAAGCTATTATATAGAAGGGTTGGTTACAGATAAAGTTACTGGCGAAATCTTACCTAATACCACAGTTACATTATTTGATGACGATGGCAATGTAGTGGCAGAGCAACTTGTGGGAGAAGATGGTAAATACAAGTTAAGCACTCAACCTAACCAAAAGTATTCAGTTGAAGGTTTTCAGCCTAAATATATTCCTCAAGTTGAGTTTTTTGACACTAATGACAAAGGCAACATCGAATTTAACATTGAATTGGAAATTGAATCCTATAAAGATGCCGAAGAAATAGTCACTGAGGATACAGAAGGCAACACCTATATTGAATTAGAAAATATTTATTTCGACTTCGCCAAATGGGATATTAAAGAACAAGCAGCTAAAACCTTAGATGTATTAGTGGCTTTACTTAAAAAATATCCTAGAATGGAAATACAACTTGGCGCACATACAGATTCTAGAGCCAGTTATGAATTTAACATGGATCTTTCTGAAAAACGGGCACGTGCGACACTAGAATATATGGTACAAAACGGTATTTCTAGAGCACGATTAACATCTAAAGGTTTTGGAGAAACTAAACCGTTGGTGCCTTGTGGTGATAACTGTACTGAAACAGAGTTTTCAATTAACAGACGATGTGAATTTATAATTTTACGTTAA
- a CDS encoding GTP-binding protein: protein MSLPNEIVLRPRFKFEVPTHNETLLESFEERKSHQTEFIVSRIDDHVFIKFPKKDQHFWSPQLHLEINEEGSDKSIVHGLFGPKPTVWTLFMFLHFIVAGLFFGFGIWAYTNATLNDSYAIQLSLTLFMVVIWFVLYFAGRIGRSKGKPEMYKLHGFMEETLRTYR, encoded by the coding sequence ATGTCACTTCCCAATGAAATCGTTTTAAGACCTCGCTTTAAATTTGAAGTGCCTACTCATAACGAAACACTTTTGGAAAGCTTTGAAGAAAGGAAATCTCATCAAACGGAATTTATCGTTTCTAGAATTGACGATCACGTTTTTATTAAATTCCCTAAAAAAGATCAGCACTTTTGGTCGCCACAGCTACATTTGGAAATCAACGAAGAAGGCAGTGACAAATCCATAGTTCATGGTTTATTTGGGCCTAAACCAACTGTTTGGACGCTGTTTATGTTTTTACATTTTATAGTTGCAGGCCTATTTTTTGGCTTCGGAATTTGGGCTTATACCAATGCAACTTTAAATGATTCTTATGCCATACAATTGTCCCTTACCCTTTTTATGGTTGTAATCTGGTTTGTATTGTACTTTGCCGGAAGAATTGGACGCTCTAAAGGAAAACCAGAAATGTATAAGCTGCATGGCTTTATGGAAGAAACACTTAGAACTTATCGTTGA
- the era gene encoding GTPase Era, with product MHKAGFVNIIGNPNVGKSTLMNAFIGEKLSIITSKAQTTRHRILGIVNGEDFQMILSDTPGIIKPAYELQESMMDFVKSAFDDADVLIYMVEIGEKELKDEAFFNKITNSKIPVLLLLNKIDKSNQEQLEEQSELWQTKVPNAEFFPISATEGFNIQNVFNRIIELLPESPAFYPKDQLTDKPERFFVNEAIREKILMHYKKEIPYAVEVDTEEFFEEENIIRMRSVIMVERETQKGIIIGHKGFALKRVGVEARKDLEKFFGKQVHLELYVKVNKNWRSNQNQLKRFGYNQR from the coding sequence ATGCACAAAGCAGGTTTTGTAAATATTATTGGTAATCCTAACGTAGGTAAATCCACGTTGATGAATGCGTTTATTGGTGAAAAATTATCGATAATTACATCCAAAGCACAAACGACTAGACACCGAATTTTAGGGATTGTGAATGGGGAGGATTTCCAGATGATATTAAGTGATACGCCAGGCATCATTAAACCAGCTTATGAATTACAAGAATCTATGATGGATTTTGTAAAGTCCGCTTTTGACGATGCCGATGTTTTGATTTACATGGTTGAGATAGGAGAGAAGGAATTAAAAGACGAAGCGTTTTTCAATAAGATTACCAATTCAAAGATTCCTGTGTTGTTGTTGTTGAATAAGATTGACAAATCCAATCAAGAACAGTTAGAGGAACAATCAGAATTATGGCAAACCAAAGTTCCAAATGCGGAATTCTTTCCTATTTCTGCAACTGAAGGCTTTAATATTCAGAATGTATTTAATAGAATCATAGAATTATTACCAGAGTCTCCAGCATTTTACCCAAAAGATCAATTAACGGATAAACCAGAACGTTTTTTTGTAAACGAAGCCATTAGGGAAAAAATCTTGATGCACTACAAAAAAGAGATTCCATATGCCGTTGAGGTAGATACGGAAGAATTTTTTGAAGAAGAAAACATCATTAGAATGCGGTCCGTAATTATGGTTGAACGTGAAACCCAAAAAGGAATTATCATTGGTCATAAAGGATTTGCCTTAAAACGTGTCGGCGTAGAAGCACGAAAAGATTTGGAAAAGTTCTTCGGAAAGCAAGTGCATCTGGAACTGTATGTGAAAGTGAATAAAAACTGGAGGAGCAATCAGAATCAGTTGAAGCGTTTTGGGTATAATCAACGATAA
- a CDS encoding formate--tetrahydrofolate ligase: MTDLQIAKKVNLKPITEIAEKLGIDPDLIEMYGKNKAKIPLSLINNAKAKASHLVLVSAISPTPAGEGKTTISIGLSEALNRLKKKTTVVLREPSLGPVFGIKGGATGGGYAQVLPLEDINLHFTGDFSAIEKANNLLSAIIDNNIQSKTNSLGIDPRTITWKRVFDVNDRALRNIVIGLGGTTSGIPRETGFDITAASEIMAILCIAKDLNDLKKRLGNIFIGYTFSNQPVYAKDLKVAGAMASLLQHAIKPNLVQTIEGNPAIIHGGPFANIAQGTNSVIATLMGMTFSDYTITEAGFGCDLGAEKFFDIKCQSANISPKAVVLTTTIRALKYHGGADLKSLKTPNVEALENGLPNLEKHIENILQFGVTPVIAINRFETDTTEEIESIKDFAKAKNIRVAVADVWAKGGEGAIELAQHVIEIVETSKSKFKPLYQWDNDVESKIETIAQKIYGADHVEYTSNAKRQLKRIKKLGLDNLAICVAKTEKSLSDDPKLLGRPKGFNITVREIEIASGAGFLIPITGDIMRMPGLPAHPASEGIDISDSGEISGLF; the protein is encoded by the coding sequence ATGACAGATCTTCAGATAGCCAAAAAAGTTAATTTAAAGCCCATAACAGAAATAGCTGAAAAATTAGGAATAGATCCAGACCTTATTGAAATGTATGGGAAGAACAAAGCTAAGATTCCACTTTCATTAATAAATAATGCAAAAGCGAAAGCGAGCCATCTGGTTTTGGTGTCTGCTATTTCACCAACACCTGCTGGAGAAGGAAAAACGACAATATCCATTGGTTTATCTGAAGCGTTAAATAGATTAAAGAAGAAAACCACAGTTGTGCTGAGGGAACCTTCATTAGGCCCTGTATTTGGGATTAAAGGAGGCGCAACGGGAGGTGGTTATGCGCAGGTTTTACCCTTGGAAGACATTAACTTACATTTTACGGGTGATTTTTCGGCAATTGAAAAAGCCAATAATTTACTGTCAGCCATAATTGACAATAACATTCAAAGTAAAACTAATTCATTAGGTATAGATCCAAGAACCATTACATGGAAACGCGTATTTGATGTTAACGATAGAGCATTAAGAAACATAGTGATTGGTTTGGGAGGTACAACTTCTGGCATTCCAAGAGAGACCGGTTTTGATATTACTGCAGCTTCTGAGATTATGGCTATTCTTTGTATTGCCAAAGATTTAAATGATTTAAAAAAACGTCTTGGAAACATTTTTATCGGTTATACGTTTTCTAACCAACCTGTTTATGCCAAAGACCTAAAAGTTGCCGGTGCCATGGCTAGTTTATTACAGCATGCCATTAAACCCAATTTAGTTCAGACCATAGAAGGAAATCCCGCCATTATACATGGTGGTCCTTTTGCAAATATTGCACAGGGCACAAATTCCGTTATTGCCACATTAATGGGAATGACCTTTTCTGATTACACCATTACAGAAGCAGGCTTTGGGTGTGATCTAGGTGCTGAAAAATTCTTTGATATTAAATGTCAAAGTGCAAATATTTCACCTAAAGCCGTTGTATTAACCACAACAATTAGAGCTTTGAAATACCATGGTGGCGCAGATTTAAAATCATTAAAAACACCAAATGTCGAAGCTTTAGAAAATGGCTTACCTAATCTTGAAAAACATATAGAAAACATCTTGCAATTTGGTGTAACTCCTGTAATTGCCATAAACCGATTTGAAACGGACACTACAGAAGAAATTGAATCCATTAAAGATTTTGCAAAAGCTAAAAATATTCGTGTTGCCGTTGCAGACGTCTGGGCCAAAGGCGGAGAAGGCGCCATTGAATTAGCACAACATGTTATTGAGATTGTTGAAACCTCTAAATCTAAATTTAAACCTTTATACCAATGGGATAATGACGTTGAGTCTAAAATCGAAACCATTGCTCAAAAGATCTATGGCGCTGACCATGTAGAATATACGTCTAATGCTAAACGCCAACTGAAACGTATTAAAAAACTCGGTTTGGACAACTTAGCGATATGTGTTGCAAAAACCGAAAAGTCCCTATCTGACGATCCTAAATTATTAGGTCGTCCAAAAGGTTTTAATATAACGGTAAGGGAAATTGAAATCGCTTCTGGCGCAGGTTTTTTAATACCAATCACAGGTGATATTATGCGAATGCCAGGTTTGCCAGCGCATCCTGCATCTGAAGGTATAGACATTAGCGATAGTGGTGAAATCAGTGGTTTATTTTAA
- a CDS encoding formyl transferase, with protein sequence MSKKIIMIAGDWNYPKMVYQSLITDFNIEHIIIDRGERTSTMLKRRVKRLGVVHVMGQLLFRIIAVTYINKTSKKRFQEILDKNGISETNFPSEKTTEVTSINSEEGRQILKELNPDIVVIVTTRILSKKTLESISAHFINIHAGITPYYRGLHGAYWALINKDEEHCGVTVHLVDAGIDTGNILYQETITESITPQDNFMSYTYLQLAKALPLLKKAIRDIESDSLTSTAHAKEAVNNKLFYHPTFWFYLYNRWSRGIK encoded by the coding sequence ATGAGCAAAAAGATAATAATGATTGCAGGTGATTGGAACTATCCAAAAATGGTTTATCAGAGCCTGATAACTGATTTTAACATTGAACATATAATTATAGACCGAGGAGAGCGTACATCGACAATGTTGAAACGAAGAGTTAAAAGGCTAGGTGTTGTTCATGTTATGGGTCAGTTACTGTTTCGAATAATTGCAGTAACATACATTAATAAAACTTCAAAAAAACGATTTCAAGAAATTCTAGATAAAAACGGTATCAGTGAAACTAATTTTCCATCAGAAAAGACTACCGAAGTTACATCAATTAATTCTGAAGAAGGACGTCAAATTTTAAAAGAACTGAACCCAGATATTGTTGTTATTGTTACTACTAGAATATTGTCAAAAAAGACATTAGAATCGATAAGTGCTCACTTTATCAATATACATGCTGGTATTACACCATATTATAGAGGGTTGCATGGAGCCTATTGGGCACTTATTAATAAAGACGAAGAACATTGTGGCGTAACCGTGCATTTGGTTGATGCAGGCATTGATACAGGAAATATACTGTACCAAGAAACCATAACGGAAAGCATTACTCCCCAAGATAATTTTATGAGTTATACGTATCTACAATTGGCAAAAGCACTACCACTTCTAAAAAAAGCGATTAGGGATATTGAGTCCGATTCTTTAACATCCACAGCGCACGCTAAGGAAGCAGTAAATAACAAATTATTCTATCATCCGACGTTTTGGTTCTATCTATATAACAGATGGTCTAGGGGAATCAAGTAA
- a CDS encoding MBOAT family O-acyltransferase, with translation MLFNSLQFLIFLPIVYVLYWFVFKKNLKYQNILVIVASYIFYGWWDWRFLFLIAFSTLVDFYVGQRIYKHIDNKQKAKHWLWVSLFFNIGLLGFFKYYNFFIDSFIDSFSAFGYEIKSTWTLRIILPIGISFYTFQTMSYSFDIYYKKLKPTRNFVSFAAFVAFFPQLVAGPIERASNLLNQINTKRVFKYDQASSGLKLILWGFFKKLVIADSLAPMVDDIFANYASYPASTLILGVCLFSFQVYGDFSGYTDIAIGTAKLFGIELMSNFKFPNFSRNIAEYWQRWHVSLSTWFRHYLYIPLGGSRVSKLKSIRNIIIIFLVSGLWHGANWTFVFWGAIHAALYIPVFLMGRNRLYANNVIAENSWPSVKEVLQVVLTFILVTFSRIFFRSPSINDAFNYISQIVNNFTYQAYVHPMGYRMLDFYVLIALFTFYEYLIRKDERHPFKFKSPIVRLLIYALIIISILLFYDDGVNRSFIYFQF, from the coding sequence TTGCTGTTTAATTCACTTCAGTTTCTAATATTTTTACCAATAGTCTATGTGCTTTATTGGTTTGTATTTAAGAAAAATCTTAAATATCAAAATATATTAGTAATTGTTGCTAGTTATATATTTTACGGTTGGTGGGATTGGCGATTTTTATTCCTTATTGCGTTCAGTACGTTAGTCGATTTTTATGTAGGTCAGCGTATCTATAAACACATTGATAACAAACAGAAGGCAAAACATTGGTTGTGGGTCAGTCTGTTTTTTAATATAGGCTTACTCGGATTCTTTAAGTATTACAATTTCTTCATTGATTCATTTATTGATTCATTTAGTGCGTTTGGCTACGAAATAAAAAGTACATGGACCTTGCGTATTATTTTACCTATAGGTATTTCCTTTTATACGTTTCAGACCATGTCGTATTCTTTCGATATCTATTATAAAAAGCTAAAACCGACCCGGAATTTTGTCTCCTTTGCAGCTTTCGTTGCTTTTTTTCCGCAGTTGGTTGCTGGTCCAATAGAGCGTGCTTCAAATTTGTTAAATCAAATAAATACCAAACGTGTATTTAAATACGACCAAGCTTCAAGTGGCTTAAAATTGATTCTTTGGGGATTTTTTAAAAAGTTAGTCATTGCGGATTCATTGGCACCTATGGTCGATGATATTTTTGCCAATTATGCGTCCTATCCAGCTTCCACATTAATTTTGGGAGTGTGCCTATTTAGTTTTCAAGTGTATGGCGATTTTAGTGGTTACACCGATATTGCCATTGGTACGGCTAAATTGTTTGGTATTGAATTGATGTCCAACTTTAAATTCCCAAATTTCTCAAGAAATATAGCAGAATACTGGCAACGTTGGCACGTGTCCCTATCGACTTGGTTTAGACATTATTTATATATTCCGTTAGGTGGTTCTAGGGTCAGCAAACTCAAATCCATTAGAAATATCATCATTATATTTTTGGTCAGTGGCTTGTGGCATGGTGCCAATTGGACGTTTGTGTTTTGGGGAGCCATTCATGCTGCGCTTTATATTCCGGTGTTTTTAATGGGAAGAAATCGGCTGTATGCTAATAATGTAATTGCTGAGAATAGTTGGCCTTCCGTAAAAGAAGTCCTTCAAGTTGTACTTACTTTTATTTTGGTTACGTTTTCTAGAATATTTTTTAGATCACCATCCATAAATGATGCTTTTAATTACATCAGCCAGATTGTTAATAATTTTACATATCAAGCTTACGTACATCCAATGGGTTACAGAATGCTGGATTTTTACGTGCTGATAGCGTTGTTTACGTTTTACGAATATCTTATCCGCAAAGATGAACGTCATCCATTCAAGTTTAAAAGCCCTATTGTAAGATTGCTAATATATGCTCTGATAATAATCAGTATATTACTGTTTTATGATGATGGTGTAAACAGATCATTCATTTATTTTCAATTTTAG
- a CDS encoding GNAT family N-acetyltransferase, translating to MTYHNPFLSKNFKSIWLKHFTSKSDEVKSFKFFADLEFVKFHNSLIYVNVGETYTKGVDYTIHSGDDSDLNNKTVLVYDVPTYFELDTTQLGQKIKLLKSKQYPGFLIETSKYNSLNDYMLDNFNRNSRNKNNKYKRRLEESFNISYKMFYGDISKSEYDFIFKAFKLLLEKRFADKQITNNNLDPKEWSFYYEVAFPLILEKKASLFVVYDNDKPIGVTLSYLSKNTLFDAITVFDIDYYKFHLGAVTIMKLIEWCIDNGMENLDFSKGYFEYKSRWCTKQYDFEYHIFYDSTSVTSKVLASTLKSKYDLKQKLREKKLNETLHKLTHKFTEKESEKTEKVYYQFSDTNLSETEEERTLIDFKSGNNRAIKLMIFEFLYLYQENYNHIQLFQFKKHKNSYLVEGRKKSILVKVNH from the coding sequence GTGACCTATCACAACCCCTTTTTATCTAAAAATTTCAAATCTATTTGGCTAAAACATTTTACCTCAAAAAGTGACGAAGTAAAATCTTTCAAGTTCTTTGCAGATTTGGAATTTGTGAAATTTCATAATAGCCTCATTTATGTTAATGTAGGTGAAACCTATACTAAAGGTGTGGATTATACCATCCATTCAGGAGACGATTCTGATTTAAATAATAAAACAGTTTTAGTTTATGATGTTCCAACTTATTTTGAGTTGGACACAACTCAACTAGGCCAAAAAATCAAATTGCTCAAGTCTAAACAATATCCAGGATTTTTAATTGAAACCAGCAAGTATAATAGTTTAAATGACTATATGCTCGATAATTTTAATAGAAATAGTAGGAATAAAAATAACAAGTATAAGAGACGACTGGAAGAGTCATTTAACATTAGCTATAAAATGTTTTATGGAGATATTTCAAAGTCTGAATATGACTTCATTTTTAAAGCATTCAAACTTTTATTAGAAAAACGTTTTGCCGATAAACAGATTACCAATAATAATTTAGACCCAAAGGAATGGTCTTTTTATTATGAAGTGGCATTTCCATTGATATTAGAAAAGAAGGCATCACTATTTGTCGTATATGATAATGATAAGCCCATTGGTGTGACCTTAAGTTATTTATCTAAAAACACCCTTTTTGATGCCATCACAGTTTTTGATATCGATTATTATAAATTTCATTTGGGTGCAGTGACCATAATGAAATTGATAGAGTGGTGTATCGATAATGGAATGGAAAACCTAGATTTCTCAAAAGGCTATTTTGAATATAAATCGCGATGGTGTACCAAACAATATGATTTTGAATATCATATATTCTATGATAGCACGTCTGTAACATCTAAAGTTTTGGCATCTACACTAAAAAGCAAATACGATTTAAAACAAAAGCTTAGAGAGAAAAAATTAAACGAAACATTACATAAGTTAACCCATAAGTTTACTGAAAAAGAATCTGAAAAAACAGAAAAAGTTTATTATCAATTTTCTGATACTAATTTAAGCGAAACGGAAGAAGAACGTACTTTAATTGATTTTAAATCTGGCAACAACAGAGCTATAAAATTAATGATTTTTGAATTCCTTTACCTTTATCAAGAAAACTATAATCATATTCAATTATTTCAATTTAAAAAACATAAGAATAGTTACCTTGTTGAAGGACGTAAAAAATCTATTTTGGTTAAAGTCAATCACTAA